TCGGCATCCTCGCCACGCGCGCCGTCGGATCGGCAAGTAGGGCCTTCAGCAGCGGAATGGGCCGGGGGGTCGTGGTGACGAGTTGCCGCGGCGCCTCCCCCAGCCTCAGACCGAATTGCAGCATGTCCCAGGTTTCCTGCGGATATTTCCATTTGCCGAGCTCATCCGCCCAGGCCATATGAAACTGCGGCCCGCGCAGGCTTTCCGGGTCTTCCGAGGAAAACACCTGCGCCACCGCGCCATTCGGCCAGAGAAGGCGACGCCGCGACACTTCGAAAACCGGACGACGCCTGCGGGCGATGCGGCATATGCCGGAGATACCGTCGATCATCACCTCGCGGGCATCACCCAGCGTTTCCGCCACAAGCGCGATGCGCAGCTCCGACTGCCTGCCGGAGGAAGCGACTGCGTGTATCCATTCGGCTCCCGCCCGGGTCTTGCCGGAACCACGTCCGCCGATCAGCAGCCATGTGCGCCAATCCCCTTTTGGCGGCTGCTGCGGCAGGTTACCGACAAAACGCCAGTCTCGCTGGAGAGCGCGAAGCTGCGTCTGCAGATGGAGTTCATCGCAAAGGTCCTGCATCCGTCACTCACCAGCCGCCGGACCGTTCGATGCGACAAGCGCCTCCTGCCAAGCGCGGCACTTCTGCTCCGCCAGTTCATCGATACGGTTGAGAAAATGCGCGACCGCCGTTTCGTAAGCTTCAGCCTCCGCATCGTCCTCGATGACGAGCGCCTCACGCTCTTCAGCCAGCACCCGCTGCAAGGCGTCGATCCGCTCCAGCGTGCGCACAATGAGCGACAACTGGTCGGTCGCGGCTTTGACATCGGCCCGCGCTAACTTGGCCGACGTGTCCTCCGGCGCACCCAGCAAGGCCGCCTCACCCGCCTGCCGGAGATTGCGGTAGAGCCCGACCTCGTCGCGCATCTCGTCCGTCAGCTCGTTCAGCAGCTCTCGCAGACGACCGTTGCGCACCGCATCTTCGGCAATCAGCTTATTGGCCCGCGACTTCGTTTCCGGCGCGGTGTCCAGAGTGCCCTCGCCCGTACCGGTGGGCCGTTCCGGCCACGCGCTGTGGAGAGCCGGGTCGCAAGTGTCTGATTTCGTCATGGGATCGAGCCTGAGATGGAAATGGCAGTGATGACGGTTGTGTAACGGAACATCTTCCGTCATTCCGACCCTGAGCCGGAATTCAGCCAGCCCGAGTCATCGGACTGAAAGGTCTTTTCGCGGCAGACCCCGCGACGGCTGGATGGCGGGTCAAGCCCGGAATGATCAGGAGAGGGTTCTGGCCCCGGAGAACAAAACCGAACGTCCGCTGGACAGGCAACAATATGGCGCCGTGTGTCAGGGAACCTCACCGACAACCCGGAAAAACCTCTTGGATCGTTTCCCGTCCGTCAGCCGCAAATCTCCGACTGTAACCAAACACTACCAAACCACCGTCACGGTGTAAAGGATTATTTTCCTATTTCTTTGATTTTTTTCCTTCAGCATGGGATTTGCACCCATGCCCATCGCATATTACACTACGCACGGACACGGGGCATAAGGGGCATGCTGAGTTGGTGAAACAATGGGTTAAGCGGTTGTTTGCGGGCCTTTCGGCAACCGGCATCGTCTTTGGCACCCTGCTATTCTGCGCCTCTCTCACCCCGTCGCTTCTGCCGCGCACCTGGGTGATGCAGGGCGTGCTTTGCGGCTTTTCCTTCGCAATCGGCTACCTGATAGGGGTCGCACTCCATGCCGTCTGGGCTTATCTGGAGCTGCCAGAACCCTCGCGTCACAATATGCGTGGCATTCGCTTTCTGATCGGACTTGCTGCGGCGATCACGGCGATTGCGTTTTTATGGCAGGCAAAGGACTGGCAAAACTCGATCCGCGTGGTGATGGAGCTTGATCCGCTCCCGAGCGCCCATCCCACCAGGACGGGGGGCCTTGCCGTACTGGTTGCGGCGGTTCTGATCGGCGCGGGCCGGCTGTTCCAGCTGATCCGGCGGTTCTTTGCCGCACGCAGCCGGCATTTCCTGCCGCGTCGCCTGGCCAATGTTCTCGGCATCGCAGCCGCCGTCATCGTATCATGGATGCTGCTCAACGGGCTGATCTTCGATATCGGGCTGCGCTTTGCGGATTCGTCACTGAAACAGGTCGACGCCTTGATCGAGCCGGATGTGCCGCGCCCTTCCGATCCGTTGAAGACCGGCAGCGACGCCTCGCTGATGACGTGGGAATCGCTCGGCCGGCGTGGACGCGAGTTTGTCGCGGAAGGTCCTCGGGGCGAGACCATAGCAGCCTTCACCGGCCGCGCCGCCAAGGAGCCGCTGCGGGTTTATGCGGGGCTGAACTCCGCCGCGACGCCCGAGGAACGGGCGGCTCTCGCGCTTTCGGAACTGAAGCGTGTCGGCGGCTTTGAACGCAAGGTGCTTCTCGTCGTCATTCCGACCGGCACCGGGTGGATCGATCCGGAAGCGCTCGATACGGTCGAGTATCTGCATGATGGCGATATCGCCAGCGTCGCGGTGCAATATTCCTATCTCTCCAGCTGGATCGCCCTGCTGACGGAGCCGGATTACGGTGTCGAGACGGCCCGCGCCCTGTTCGAAGCCATCTATGGTTATTGGACGACCCTGCCCAAGGAAACGCGACCGAAACTGTACCTGCATGGCCTGAGCCTCGGTTCGCTCAACTCGCAGAAGTCCTCCGATCTCTACGATGTGCTGGCCGATCCCTTCCAGGGTGCCTTGTGGAGCGGCCCGCCCTTTTCCAGCCCCACATGGCGCATGGCCACAAACGGCCGGGTGAAGGGCACGCCGGAATGGCTCCCACGCTTCCGCGATTCCTCCGTCATCCGCTTCGCCAATCAATATACAACGGCGCATATGCCCGATGCGGCATGGGGGCCGATGCGGATCGTCTATCTGCAATATGCGAGTGACCCGATCACTTTCTTCGAGGCCGCCTCGCTTTACCGGCGGCCGCAATGGATGGCGCATCACGGACCCGATGTCTCCACCTCGTTCCGCTGGTTTCCGGTCGTCACCCTGCTGCAGCTCGGCCTTGATGTCGCGGCGGCGACGACGGCACCCATCGGTTACGGCCATGTCTACGCGCCGGAGCATTACATCGATGCGTGGACGGAGGTGACGGCGCCACAAGGCTGGAGCGCCGAGGACATTCAGCGGCTGAAAATGTTCTTCAAGGCCCGCCGCGGCTCCACCGATCCGGCTTGATCGCGGCGGGCATCGTAACGACTCAGCCCTTCAGCCGGTCCAGATTGTCGGCGATGTAGGTCTCCAGCGAACGCGGCGCATGGCCGGTCAGCGTTTCGACGTCGCCGGTCACCACGGCTGTCCAGCCTTTGCGCACGGGATAGAAGATCGATGCGAGAAAGGCGGCGTAATCTTGCGGTACACCCGCACCGGTGAGAATGCCGATGAAGACATCATCCGAAACCGCGCTGTAGGAGACCGGTTTGCCGATCGCCTGAGAAATCAGCGCGGCTGCCTCGCCATAGCCCAGGGTTTTTGGCCCGGTCAGGTTAAAGGCCCTGCCGTCAAAGGCATTGGACGTCAGCGCGGCGGCTGCGCTATCGGCGATATCGCGCACGTCGATGAAGCTGGACTTGCCCTCACCCGCCGGCACGGCGATCTGGCCGTGGTCGATGCCAGCCTTCCAGTAGCTGTGGAAATTATCGGCGAACCAGTTCGGGCGCAGGATGACGTAAGGCGTGCCTGACGCGATGATTTTCAATTCGATCTGACGATAGGGAATGGAATCATCCGCGTCGACGCCGAGGACGCTGAGGAAAACGATCTTGACCTTGCGGCGCGCGGCCTCTTCGACAACAGGCGTCAGCGCATCGATGGCGTCCAGACGCCCGCCGGAAAGAAGCAGGAACAGGCGGTCAACGCCGTCAAATGCCCCCGCATAGGTCGACGCGTCGGTGTAATCGAAACGCACCCCTTCCGCGCCGTCCGCCGGCTTGCCGCTGCGCGACGCGGCCTTCACGCTTTCGCCCCTGGCAACCAGCGCCTTGACCAGCGGTGTGCCGATGGTGCCGGTGGAACCGATCACAAGTATCTTGCCTGCCATCTCAAATCTCCTTAGTATCTAATGGAAACCATGTTTCGAAAACACAGATACTGCGTTGGAGAAATCATGAAAAGAGAGCACTTTTCGGTTAGCTGGTTTCCTTGCGGAAACCCTCCTGGCCTGAACGACGGAGCGTAGAGATGGAACATGCCTATGACGTCTATGAGGATCGCTGCCCAACGCGCATGGTGCTGGATCGGATCGCCGACAAGTGGGCGCTGTTGATCCTCGACAAGCTGCGGCGTGATGCCGTTCGCTTCAACCTGCTACGACGCGAGATCAAGGGCATTTCGCAGAAGGTGTTGTCGCAGACGCTGAAGAAGCTCGAGCGTGACGGGCTGATTTCCCGGCAGGCCTTTCCGACGGTTCCTGTCACGGTCGAATATTCACTCACGCCGCTGGGACGCACGCTGACCGATACCGTGGCGGCGCTTGCCCATTGGGCGGAAGGCAATATGGACGCGGTGATGGCGGCGCAGCGGGCTTATGACGAGAGGGCGGTGATCTAGACGGCTTCGCTTTCGCGTAGCAATGGAAGCGTGGGAGCGGCAAGCTCCCTTGTTGTTTCGTTTTGCAGACCGTCGCGTCCGGCATACGGAATTGGGTTTCGCGTATCTTCCACTCCCTCAAACGCTTTTACCGCGAAATCCGCGTCGACAGAATAATCGAAGACAGCGTGCGCTCCACGCCATCGAGCGCGCCGATGCGGTCGATCAGCCGGTCGAGCTCCAGGATCGACGGCGCGGACAGAATCGCAATCAGGTCGAAGGTGCCGCTGACCGAATGCAGTGTGATGACCTCCTTGATCGCGGCAAGTGCGGCAGTGACCGACGGCAGGGCCTTCGGGCCGATGGTAATCAACACATGGGCGCGCACCAGCCCGGAGAGATAGGTCTCAGACAGCCTCAGACCATAACCCGCGATCACCCCGTCCGTCTCCAGCCGCTCGATGCGGGCCTGCACCGTGGTGCGGGAAAGGCCGAGCCGGCGCGCCAGTTCCGCCACCGGCATGCGGGCGTTTTCAGACAGCAGCGCAAGCAGCGCCCGATCCTTATCCGTTATTGCCATAATGACCAATCCTGTCGTCTAACTGCTTAATAATATCGGGCGTTCTGCACAAAGTGAAGCTCTGAATCGCAGCGAAGCCGCAATATGATTGTGCCCGATGAATTTTTTCTGCGGGGAACAAAAACATGAAAAACATTGTCGTCATCGGCGCGGGTAATATCGGCTCGGCCATCGCCTGGATGCTGGCGGCATCAGGCGATTATCGCATTACAGTCGCCGATCGCTCGGCCGATCAGCTGGCCAATGTGCCTGCTCATGAACGCGTCGATACGGAGATCGTCGACATCACGGACCGGCCTGCGCTCGAAGCGCTGCTCAAAGGCAAGTTTGCCGTGCTCTCCGCCGCGCCGTTTCATCTGACGGCAGGTATCGCCGAGGCGGCCGTCGCCGTCGGCACACACTACCTCGATCTGACCGAGGACGTCGAATCCACCCGCAAGGTCAAGGCGTTGGCGGAAACCTCCGCGACGGCCCTCATTCCACAGTGCGGCCTCGCCCCCGGCTTCATCTCCATCGTCGCTGCCGATCTTGCCGGCAAGTTCGACAAGCTCGATAGCGTCAGGATGCGCGTCGGCGCGCTGCCGCAATATCCGTCCAATGCGCTCAACTACAACCTCACCTGGAGCACGGACGGGCTGATCAACGAGTATATCGAACCCTGCGAGGCCATCGTCGAAGGTCGCCTCACCGCCGTTCCGGCTCTGGAGGAGCGGGAGGAGTTTTCGCTCGATGGCGTTACCTATGAGGCCTTCAACACCTCGGGCGGCCTCGGCACGCTCTGCGCCACGCTGGAGGGCAAAGTACGGACGATGAATTACCGCACCATCCGTTACCCCGGCCACGTGGCGATCATGAAGGCGCTTTTGAACGACCTCAATCTGCGCAACCGACGCGACGTGCTGAAGGACCTGTTCGAGAACGCGCTGCCCGGCACCATGCAGGATGTGGTCATCGTCTTCGTCACGGTTTGCGGCACCCGCAACGGCCGCTTCCTGCAGGAAACCTATGCCAACAAGGTCTATGCCGGCCCGGTTTCCGGCCGAATGATGAGCGCCATCCAGATCACCACGGCGTCAGGCATCTGCACGGTTCTCGATCTGCTTGCCGAGGGCGCGCTGCCGCAGAAGGGCTTCGTGCGACAGGAGGAAGTGGCATTGCCGAAGTTCCTCGACAACCGGTTCGGCCGGTATTATGGCGCGCATGAGCCGCTGGCAAAGGTTGGGTGATTTAAAGGCACAGCATTGCCGCCGGTTTCTTCTCCCCGCCGGGGAGAAGGTGGCCCGAAGGGTCGGATGAGGGGGCAACCTCTCGATCTATCGCTAATGTCCCCCCCTTCATCCCGCTGCCGCGACCTTCTCCCCCTCGGGAGAAGGCGAAACAGGCACCCGCTCGCTCCGGCGCTGCGGATCAGCGCTACGCTTACGTCCCGCAAAACGTCCTGAACACCCGCTCGTGGCTCATCGGCGGCTGCATGTAGACGGCATTGTCCGGCCGCTCGTCAAAGGGTGTCCCGATCGCCTTCAGCATGGCGTGGAAGGGCTCGAAATCATCCTCTTCCACCGCAGCCTCGATCAGCTCCTCGATACGGTGGTTGCGTGGGATGATCGCGGGATTAACCGAGAGCATTGCCGCCGATCTGTCTCGATCCGAAAGCCCCTCACGGCCAGCTCTTTCGCGCCAGCGCGCGAGGAACGCGTCCGCTCCGGCAAGGTCGATGAACATGCCGCGGAACGGTTCCACGTCGCCTTCAGCCGCATGGGAAAGACGCCGGAAGGTGAGCGTATAATCCGCCTCCGACGCCTGCATCAGCCCAAGCAGAGCCTGCACCAGATCCATGTCGCCCTCTTCCTCGGTGGTCAGGCCGAGCTTCTCGCGCATGCCGGAAAGCCAGCGTTTGGGAAAGGCGGCGGCAAAATCGGCAAGAACGGTATTGGCGAGTTCTGCGGCTTTTTCAACCTCGTGATCGAGCAGCGGCAGCAGGCATTCCGCCAGCCTCGCGACGTTCCACTGGGCGATGCCGGGCTGATTGTTGTAGGCGTAGCGTCCCTGCGCATCGATGGAGGAAAAGACCTTGTTGGGGTGATATTCATCCAGGAAAGCGCAGGGGCCGAAATCGATGGTTTCGCCCGACACCGCCATATTGTCGGTATTCATCACGCCGTGGATGAAGCCCACCATCATCCAGCGGGCGATGAGGTCGCATTGCCGCTGCGCAATGCCCTGCAGCAAGGCGAGATAGGGATTATCCGCCAGTCTTGCCTCGGGATAATGCCGATCGATGACGTAATCCGCGAGGTGTCCGATCGCCTCGTTGTCTTCCCGCGCGGCAAAGAACTGGAACGTGCCGACACGGATGTGGCTTGCCGCAACGCGGGTAAACACGCCACCCGGCAGGCCGACCTCTCGCTGCACTCTCTCGCCCGTCACGACTGCCGCCATTGCCCGCGTGGCGGGAATGCCCAGCGCAAACATCGCCTCCGACACGATATATTCGCGCAGCACAGGACCGAGCGCCGCGCGCCCGTCGCCCCTTCGCGAAAATGGTGTCGGGCCGGAGCCCTTGAGCTGAATGTCGCGACGCTTGCCGTTCCTGTCGACCACTTCGCCGAGCAGGATGGCACGCCCGTCACCGAGTTGCGGCACGAAACCGCCGAACTGGTGGCCGGCATAGGCCATCGCCAGCGGCTCAGCCCCCTGCGGCACGACATTGCCCGAAAAGATCGCCGCCAGCCTGTCGTCATCGAGGCCTTCAACATCAAGATCAAGCTCGTCTGCCAGCGCGCGATTGAAAGCGATGAGACGCGGAGCCTTGACCGGCGTCGGCAGCACGGCGGCGCTGAAGCGCTCCGGCAGGCGCGCATAGGAATTGTCGAATTTCATCACGGTTAAACTCCCTGCTTTGCCCCTATATGGGGCGGGGAGACCTTGGATGCGAGCGATAAATGCCCTGTCGTTCCAATAGCCGCATTGAATTTTGCGCAATGAACTTTCCCGCGCCATCATCGTTGCTATGCTTGACCCGCAGAATGCCGAAAGGAAAGGAAAAGCAATGACCGTTGTTGAAGCCGTGACCGCCGAACCGGAAAGCGCCATCCGCACCATTCACATGGATCTGCCCGTCAACGCCACCTTCCATGTCTGGCTGAAGGCGAAAAAAGCGGCCGAGCCGGGGGCGGTTTCCTTTTCCAACCAGAATGGAAAATTTGCTGAAGTTTCAAGCATCAACACGGAAGAGTACGGATTTCGAATCTACCAGATCTTCGGCGGCGGCCACGTTGAACTAAGCTATGATACCGTCACGACTGCCGTGTCGGTCATCTACTGGTTCACCGCGTCCGATGTGCTGGAGACGGGTATTACGGTGGTTCATACCAAGCCTGATAATGCAGCGCCCGAACTACCCGGCAGCTATCATTTCCGCCCACCCTTCGGCTGGATGAACGATCC
This genomic interval from Agrobacterium tumefaciens contains the following:
- a CDS encoding alpha/beta hydrolase: MFAGLSATGIVFGTLLFCASLTPSLLPRTWVMQGVLCGFSFAIGYLIGVALHAVWAYLELPEPSRHNMRGIRFLIGLAAAITAIAFLWQAKDWQNSIRVVMELDPLPSAHPTRTGGLAVLVAAVLIGAGRLFQLIRRFFAARSRHFLPRRLANVLGIAAAVIVSWMLLNGLIFDIGLRFADSSLKQVDALIEPDVPRPSDPLKTGSDASLMTWESLGRRGREFVAEGPRGETIAAFTGRAAKEPLRVYAGLNSAATPEERAALALSELKRVGGFERKVLLVVIPTGTGWIDPEALDTVEYLHDGDIASVAVQYSYLSSWIALLTEPDYGVETARALFEAIYGYWTTLPKETRPKLYLHGLSLGSLNSQKSSDLYDVLADPFQGALWSGPPFSSPTWRMATNGRVKGTPEWLPRFRDSSVIRFANQYTTAHMPDAAWGPMRIVYLQYASDPITFFEAASLYRRPQWMAHHGPDVSTSFRWFPVVTLLQLGLDVAAATTAPIGYGHVYAPEHYIDAWTEVTAPQGWSAEDIQRLKMFFKARRGSTDPA
- a CDS encoding SDR family oxidoreductase; its protein translation is MAGKILVIGSTGTIGTPLVKALVARGESVKAASRSGKPADGAEGVRFDYTDASTYAGAFDGVDRLFLLLSGGRLDAIDALTPVVEEAARRKVKIVFLSVLGVDADDSIPYRQIELKIIASGTPYVILRPNWFADNFHSYWKAGIDHGQIAVPAGEGKSSFIDVRDIADSAAAALTSNAFDGRAFNLTGPKTLGYGEAAALISQAIGKPVSYSAVSDDVFIGILTGAGVPQDYAAFLASIFYPVRKGWTAVVTGDVETLTGHAPRSLETYIADNLDRLKG
- a CDS encoding winged helix-turn-helix transcriptional regulator; amino-acid sequence: MEHAYDVYEDRCPTRMVLDRIADKWALLILDKLRRDAVRFNLLRREIKGISQKVLSQTLKKLERDGLISRQAFPTVPVTVEYSLTPLGRTLTDTVAALAHWAEGNMDAVMAAQRAYDERAVI
- a CDS encoding Lrp/AsnC family transcriptional regulator, whose amino-acid sequence is MAITDKDRALLALLSENARMPVAELARRLGLSRTTVQARIERLETDGVIAGYGLRLSETYLSGLVRAHVLITIGPKALPSVTAALAAIKEVITLHSVSGTFDLIAILSAPSILELDRLIDRIGALDGVERTLSSIILSTRISR
- a CDS encoding saccharopine dehydrogenase family protein, whose protein sequence is MKNIVVIGAGNIGSAIAWMLAASGDYRITVADRSADQLANVPAHERVDTEIVDITDRPALEALLKGKFAVLSAAPFHLTAGIAEAAVAVGTHYLDLTEDVESTRKVKALAETSATALIPQCGLAPGFISIVAADLAGKFDKLDSVRMRVGALPQYPSNALNYNLTWSTDGLINEYIEPCEAIVEGRLTAVPALEEREEFSLDGVTYEAFNTSGGLGTLCATLEGKVRTMNYRTIRYPGHVAIMKALLNDLNLRNRRDVLKDLFENALPGTMQDVVIVFVTVCGTRNGRFLQETYANKVYAGPVSGRMMSAIQITTASGICTVLDLLAEGALPQKGFVRQEEVALPKFLDNRFGRYYGAHEPLAKVG
- a CDS encoding protein adenylyltransferase SelO, with amino-acid sequence MKFDNSYARLPERFSAAVLPTPVKAPRLIAFNRALADELDLDVEGLDDDRLAAIFSGNVVPQGAEPLAMAYAGHQFGGFVPQLGDGRAILLGEVVDRNGKRRDIQLKGSGPTPFSRRGDGRAALGPVLREYIVSEAMFALGIPATRAMAAVVTGERVQREVGLPGGVFTRVAASHIRVGTFQFFAAREDNEAIGHLADYVIDRHYPEARLADNPYLALLQGIAQRQCDLIARWMMVGFIHGVMNTDNMAVSGETIDFGPCAFLDEYHPNKVFSSIDAQGRYAYNNQPGIAQWNVARLAECLLPLLDHEVEKAAELANTVLADFAAAFPKRWLSGMREKLGLTTEEEGDMDLVQALLGLMQASEADYTLTFRRLSHAAEGDVEPFRGMFIDLAGADAFLARWRERAGREGLSDRDRSAAMLSVNPAIIPRNHRIEELIEAAVEEDDFEPFHAMLKAIGTPFDERPDNAVYMQPPMSHERVFRTFCGT